One window of the Marmota flaviventris isolate mMarFla1 chromosome 2, mMarFla1.hap1, whole genome shotgun sequence genome contains the following:
- the Bmf gene encoding bcl-2-modifying factor isoform X2, translating to MEPPQCVEELEDDVFQPEDGEPGTQPGSLLSADLFAQSQLDCPLSRLQLFPLTHCCGPGLRPTSQEDKATQTLSPASPSQGVMLPCGVTEEPQRLFYGNAGYRLPLPASFPAGLPLGEQPPEGQWQHRAEVQIARKLQCIADQFHRLHMQQHQQNRNRVWWQILLFLHNLALNGDENRDRAGPR from the exons ATGGAGCCGCCTCAGTGTGTGGAGGAGCTGGAAGATGATGTGTTCCAGCCAGAGGATGGGGAGCCAGGGACCCAGCCTGGGAGCTTGCTCTCTGCTGACTTGTTTGCCCAGAGCCAGCTGGACTGCCCCCTCAGCAGGCTTCAGCTCTTCCCTCTCACCCACTGCTGTGGTCCTGGGCTTCGACCTACCAGCCAGGAAGACAAGGCCACTCAGACCCTCAGCCCAGCCTCCCCAAGCCAGGGTGTCATGCTGCCTTGTGGAGTGACTGAAGAACCCCAGCGACTCTTTTATG GCAATGCTGGCTACCGGCTTCCTCTCCCTGCTAGTTTCCCTGCAGGCTTGCCCCTTGGAGAGCAGCCCCCTGAAGGTCAGTGGCAACATCGAGCAGAGGTACAGATCGCCCGAAAACTTCAGTGCATTGCAGACCAGTTCCACCGGCTTCATATGCAGCAA cACCAACAGAACCGAAATCGTGTGTGGTGGCAGATTCTCCTCTTCCTGCACAACCTGGCCTTAAATGGAGATGAGAACAGGGACCGGGCAGGTCCTAGGTGA
- the Bmf gene encoding bcl-2-modifying factor isoform X1, whose product MPRAGVFWKQYRAVRSGLLRRPPEPAAAAGPASGSRLPPPARARWAFPLLPNRVWAPSPQVLITLDPGAEPWHHDSEAETLSWSHPEEMEPPQCVEELEDDVFQPEDGEPGTQPGSLLSADLFAQSQLDCPLSRLQLFPLTHCCGPGLRPTSQEDKATQTLSPASPSQGVMLPCGVTEEPQRLFYGNAGYRLPLPASFPAGLPLGEQPPEGQWQHRAEVQIARKLQCIADQFHRLHMQQHQQNRNRVWWQILLFLHNLALNGDENRDRAGPR is encoded by the exons ATGCCCCGAGCGGGCGTATTTTGGAAACAATACCGCGCGGTGCGCAGTGGCCTCCTCCGGCGCCCGCCAGAGCCCGCAGCCGCCGCCGGCCCTGCCAGCGgctcccgcctcccgcctcccgccaGAGCCCG CTGGGCTTTCCCCCTCCTTCCCAATCGAGTCTGGGCGCCAAGCCCCCAAGTGCTCATCACGCTGGACCCTGGCGCAGAGCCCTGGCATCACGACTCGGAGGCCGAGACTCTCTCCTGGAGTcacccag AGGAGATGGAGCCGCCTCAGTGTGTGGAGGAGCTGGAAGATGATGTGTTCCAGCCAGAGGATGGGGAGCCAGGGACCCAGCCTGGGAGCTTGCTCTCTGCTGACTTGTTTGCCCAGAGCCAGCTGGACTGCCCCCTCAGCAGGCTTCAGCTCTTCCCTCTCACCCACTGCTGTGGTCCTGGGCTTCGACCTACCAGCCAGGAAGACAAGGCCACTCAGACCCTCAGCCCAGCCTCCCCAAGCCAGGGTGTCATGCTGCCTTGTGGAGTGACTGAAGAACCCCAGCGACTCTTTTATG GCAATGCTGGCTACCGGCTTCCTCTCCCTGCTAGTTTCCCTGCAGGCTTGCCCCTTGGAGAGCAGCCCCCTGAAGGTCAGTGGCAACATCGAGCAGAGGTACAGATCGCCCGAAAACTTCAGTGCATTGCAGACCAGTTCCACCGGCTTCATATGCAGCAA cACCAACAGAACCGAAATCGTGTGTGGTGGCAGATTCTCCTCTTCCTGCACAACCTGGCCTTAAATGGAGATGAGAACAGGGACCGGGCAGGTCCTAGGTGA